From the Salarias fasciatus chromosome 16, fSalaFa1.1, whole genome shotgun sequence genome, one window contains:
- the gjb8 gene encoding gap junction protein beta 8, with translation MSWGALYAQLGGVNKHSTSLGKIWLSVLFIFRITILVLAAESVWGDEQSDFTCNTQQPGCKNVCYDHFFPVSHIRLWCLQLIFVSTPALLVAMHVAYRKRGDKRTMLASNGTEKMNDSDLETLKRRRLPITGPLWWTYTCSLFFRLIFEGGFMYALYFVYDGFQMPRLVKCEQWPCPNKVDCFISRPTEKTVFTIFMVASSTICMVLNVAELCYLIVKALLRCSARSGKGKHAFAESVARDNKKNEMLLSSCTDSSSNKTVC, from the coding sequence ATGAGCTGGGGGGCGCTCTACGCCCAGCTGGGCGGCGTCAACAAGCACTCCACCAGCCTGGGCAAGATCTGGCTGTCCGTGCTGTTCATCTTCCGGATCACCATCCTGGTGCTGGCCGCCGAGAGCGTGTGGGGCGACGAGCAGTCCGACTTCACCTGCAACACGCAGCAGCCGGGCTGCAAGAACGTCTGCTACGACCACTTCTTCCCCGTGTCGCACATCCGCCTGTGGTGCCTGCAGCTCATCTTCGTGTCCACGCCGGCGCTGCTGGTGGCCATGCACGTGGCCTACCGCAAGCGCGGCGACAAGAGGACCATGCTGGCGTCCAACGGCACCGAGAAGATGAACGACAGCGACCTGGAGACGCTGAAGCGACGGCGCCTGCCCATCACCGGGCCGCTGTGGTGGACCTACACCTGCAGCCTGTTCTTCCGCCTCATCTTCGAGGGCGGCTTCATGTACGCGCTCTACTTCGTGTACGACGGCTTCCAGATGCCGCGGCTGGTGAAGTGCGAGCAGTGGCCCTGCCCCAACAAGGTGGACTGCTTCATCTCCAGGCCCACCGAGAAGACCGTCTTCACCATCTTCATGGTGGCGTCGTCCACCATCTGCATGGTGCTGAACGTGGCCGAGCTGTGCTACCTCATCGTCAAGGCGCTGCTGCGGTGCTCGGCCAGGTCCGGCAAGGGGAAGCACGCCTTCGCGGAGAGCGTGGCCCGCGACAACAAGAAGAACGAgatgctgctgtcctcctgcaCGGACTCCTCCAGCAACAAGACCGTCTGCTGA
- the cryl1 gene encoding lambda-crystallin homolog, producing the protein MSRSDGKIIAVIGSGLIGRSWAMVFVSGGYSVKIYDNQPGQSAKAITEIRKQLAELEEAHMLRGTLTASQQLALLSSYDDLAAALQGAFFIQECVFEQLEVKQSIFQDVERLVGPDVVLSSSTSCLVPSNVFSRVQNQSRCLVSHPVNPPYYVRLVELVPHPETAMTVMNATHALMTEVGQAPVLLKKEIDGFAVNRVQAAIIAESWRLVQDGFISVKDIDLVMSEGLGMRYAFIGPMETIHLNAPEGLEDYMRRYGEGFTRLLHSFGPVPDFCGAGAKSVAEEMYELIPNQEAQLEARRQRRDQLLRSLARLKKEQQ; encoded by the exons ATGAGCAGATCCGACGGGAAGATCATCGCTGTGATCGGCAG TGGGCTGATCGGCCGCTCCTGGGCCATGGTGTTTGTCAGTGGAGGCTACAGTGTGAAGATCTATGACAACCAGCCAGGACAGTCTGCCAAGGCCATCACGGAGATCAG GAAGCAGCtggcggagctggaggaagctCACATGCTCCGCGGAACGCTGACGGCCTCTCAGCAGCTGGCGCTGCTCAGCAGCTACGACGACCTGGCCGCGGCGCTGCAGGGGGCGTTCTTCATACAG gagtgTGTATTCGAGCAGCTTGAGGTCAAGCAGAGCATCTTCCAGGATGTAGAGCGTCTGGTGGGTCCAGATGTCGTCctgagcagctccacctcctgcctCGTGCCCAGCAACGTCTTCTCCAGGGTGCAGAACCAGAGCCGCTGCCTCGTGTCCCATCCG GTAAACCCACCTTACTACGTCAGACTGGTGGAGCTGGTCCCCCACCCAGAGACGGCCATGACCGTTATGAACGCCACCCACGCTCTGATGACCGAG gttggaCAGGCTCCCGTTCTTCTGAAGAAGGAGATTGACGGCTTCGCAGTCAACAGAGTCCAGGCGGCCATCATCGCAGAGTCCTGGAGGCTGGTGCAG GACGGCTTTATCTCTGTGAAGGACATCGACCTGGTGATGTCGGAGGGGCTGGGAATGCGCTACGCCTTCATCGGGCCCATGGAAACCATCCACCTGAACGCCCCTGAAG gGCTGGAGGACTACATGAGGCGGTACGGCGAAGGCTTCACCCGGCTGCTGCACTCCTTCGGCCCCGTTCCGGACTTCTGCGGCGCCGGAGCCAAGAGTGTGGCCGAG GAGATGTACGAGCTGATTCCCAACCAGGAGGCTCAGCTGGAGGCCAGGAGGCAGCGGAGGGACCAGCTGCTGAGGAGTCTGGCCCGGCTGAAGAAGGAGCAGCAGTAG
- the LOC115402716 gene encoding THAP domain-containing protein 6-like, with translation MPHHCSAWGCTNRQNKDCKLRGITFHRFPTNKFVRKQWEAALRREAFIATSYSRLCSEHFEEKDFDRTGQTVRIRDGVLPSVFNFPAHLKRTVATRTSWTSQQAATATLQNQLVECSPPVAEGEPQPDPSLDHSYALPTCPGALKARLSKAMAKVESLEREKRNARDRERRAKSTVCGLLEELRAKNLINEELKEKLDLYSGG, from the exons ATGCCGCATCACTGCTCGGCTTGGGGTTGTACAAACCGACAAAATAAAGACTGTAAACTGCGTGGAATTACCTTCCACAG GTTTCCCACCAACAAATTTGTGAGGAAGCAGTGGGAAGCAGCTCTCCGGAGAGAGGCTTTCATTGCGACTTCGTACTCGAGGCTCTGCAGCGAGCACTTTGAGGAGAAGGACTTCGACAGGACAGGTCAGACTGTCCGGATCAGGGATGGAGTATTACCATCTGTATTCAACTTCCCAGCTCATCTCAAAAGA ACCGTGGCAACCAGGACAAGCTGGACATCACAGCAGGCAGCCACTGCAACACTTCAGAACCAATTAGTGGAGTGTTCTCCACCTGTTGCCGAAGGAGAACCTCAGCCCGACCCCAGTCTG gACCACTCCTATGCACTACCCACATGTCCTGGTGCTTTGAAAGCCAGACTCAGCAAAGCCATGGCCAAGGTAGAAAGtctggaaagagaaaagaggaacgCCAGAGATCGAGAACGGAGGGCAAAGAGCACAGTGTGTGGTCTTCTGGAggaactgagagcaaaaaaccTAATAAATGAAGAGCTGAAAGAGAAGCTGGACTTGTACTCAG GTGGATGA
- the ift88 gene encoding intraflagellar transport protein 88 homolog gives MENVHLAVEEDDLYSGYNDYNLTLDSEELENNAGFQQAVRTSHGRRPPMTAKFPGTAIGARPLATSFGSRMASSLGRPLTGAVQDGAARPMTAVRAAGYTSSMSRGSNFDPLGQSRGPAPPLEAKNEDTPEEKIKILEKKVNDLIEESCMAHSAGASQLALEKAKEAGRKERALARQREQAGNTEQICLDLTYSVLLNLANQYANNEMFPEALNSYQVIVRNKMFSNAGRLKVNMANIYFKQKNYPKAIKFYRMALDQISNAHKEVRIKIMQNIGVVFVRMGQYSDAITSFEHIMSESPNIRTGFNLILCYFAVGDRERMKKAFQKLISVPLGVDDEDKYLPSTDDSSANMVVEAIKNDKLHQMERDLKLLAEKYIMTAAKLIAPAIETSFATGFDWCVDMVKSSQYVELANDLEINKAITYLRQRDFNQAVETLKTFEKKDSRVKSAAATNLSFLYFLEKDYEQADRYADLAMNADRYNPAALINKGNTVFVKNDQEKAAEFYKEALRNDSCCTEALYNLGLAYKRQNRLEEALDCFLKLHAILRNSAQVMYQLASLYELLEDPQQAIDWLMKVISVTPTDPHLLAKLGELHDGEGDKSQAFQYYYESFRYFPSNIDVIEWLGAYYIETQFCEKAIQYFERATLIQPSQVKWQLVVASCYRRSGNYQKALETYKDIHRKFPENVECLRFLVRLCTDMGLQEVQDYATRLKKVEKMREIREQRVKSGREGSARGRRDGREGSAGSADSGHSSSSTRGERLSARMRSLPGSDEPYETSSPKELDASYVDPLGPQAERPKTGAKKRVEDDDFADEELGDDLLPE, from the exons ATGGAGAATGTGCACCTGGCCGTGGAGGAGGACGACCTGTACTCGGGTTATAACGACTATAATCTGACGCTGGACTCTGAG GAACTGGAAAATAACGCAGGCTTCCAGCAAGCTGTGCGGACAAGTCATGGAAGAAGACCGCCG ATGACAGCCAAATTCCCCGGCACCGCCATCGGAGCTCGGCCTTTAGCTACTTCTTTTGGA TCTCGGATGGCGTCTTCCCTGGGCAGGCCGCTGACTGGAGCCGTGCAG GATGGAGCGGCCCGGCCGATGACTGCCGTCAGAGCCGCAGGCTACACCTCCTCCATGAGCCGCG GCTCTAATTTCGACCCGCTGGGACAGTcccgaggccccgcccctcctctgGAGGCCAAGAACGAGGACAC GCCTGAAGAGAAGATCAAGATCCTGGAGAAGAAAGTGAACGACCTGATAGAGGAGAGCTGCATGGCTCACAGCGCGGGAGCCTCCCAGCTG gcccTGGAAAAAGCCAAAGAGGCCGGGAGGAAGGAGCGAGCGCTGGCCAGGCAGCGGGAGCAGGCCGGCAACACGGAGcagatctgtctggatctcaCTTACTCA GTTTTGCTGAACCTCGCCAACCAGTATGCAAACAACGAGATGTTCCCCGAGGCTCTGAACAGCTACCAGGTCATCGTCAGGAACAAGATGTTCAGCAATGCAG gtcgcctgaaggtcaacatggcgAACATCTACTTCAAGCAGAAGAACTACCCTAAAGCCATCAAGTTCTACCGCATGGCTCTGGACCAGATCTCCAACGCCCACAAGGAGGTCCGGATCAAGATCATGCAGAACATCGGCGTGGTCTTCGTGCGGATGGGCCAGTACTCGGACGCCATCACGTCCTTCGAGCACATCATGAGCGAGAGTCCCAACATCAGGACGGGCTTCAACCTGATCCTCTGCTACTTCGCCGTCGGGGACAGAGAGCGGATGAAGAAGGCCTTCCAGAAGCTCATCTCCGTTCCTCTGGGCGTCGACGACGAGGACAAGTACCTCCCGTCTACC GACGACTCCAGCGCCAACATGGTGGTTGAGGCCATCAAGAACGACAAGCTCCACCAGATGGAGAGAGACCT GAAACTCCTGGCTGAGAAGTACATCATGACCGCCGCCAAGCTCATTGCTCCGGCCATCGAGACTTCCTTTGCCACCGGATTCGACtg GTGCGTCGACATGGTGAAGAGCTCTCAGTACGTCGAGCTGGCCAACGACCTGGAGATCAATAAAGCCATCACCTACCTGAGACAGAGGGACTTTAACCAG GCGGTGGAAACTCTGAAGACGTTTGAGAAGAAggacagcagagtgaagagcGCTGCCGCCACCAACCTGTCCTTCCTCTATTTCCTG GAGAAAGACTACGAGCAGGCCGACCGCTACGCTGACCTGGCCATGAACGCCGATCGATACAACCCGGCAGCCCTCATCAACAAGGGCAACACGGTGTTCGTGAAGAACGACCAGGAGAAGGCCGCCGAGTTCTACAAGGAGGCTCTGAGGAACGACTCCTGCTGCACCGAGGCGCTCTACAACCTGG GTCTGGCTTACAAGCGGCAGAACCGcctggaggaggctctggactGCTTCCTGAAGCTCCACGCCATCCTGAGGAACAGCGCTCAGGTCATGTACCAGCTGGCCAGCCT CtacgagctgctggaggaccctCAGCAAGCCATCGACTGGCTGATGAAGGTCATCAGTGTGACCCCCACCGACCCCCACCTGCTGGCCAAGCTGGGAGAGCTGCACGACGGGGAGGGGGACAAGTCCCAGGCCTTCCAGTACTACTATGAG TCCTTCAGGTATTTCCCCTCCAACATCGACGTCATCGAGTGGCTCGGCGCCTACTACATCGAGACGCAGTTCTGCGAGAAGGCCATCCAGTACTTCGAGAGAGCCACGCTCATCCA GCCCAGCCAGGTGAAGTGGCAGCTGGTGGTGGCGAGCTGCTACAGGAGAAGCG gAAACTACCAGAAAGCCTTGGAGACCTATAAAGACATTCACCGCAAGTTCCCGGAGAACGTGGAAT GCCTGCGCTTCCTGGTGCGGCTGTGCACCGACATGGGGCTGCAGGAGGTCCAGGACTACGCCACCAGGctgaagaaggtggagaagatgaGGGAGATCAGGGAGCAG AGAGTCAAGTCTGGCCGGGAGGGCAGCGCCAGAGGGCGGCGGGACGGCCGGGAGGGCAGCGCAGGGAGCGCCG ACAGcggccacagcagcagcagcaccagaggGGAGCGTCTGAGCGCCAGGATGaggtctcttcctggttctgaTGAGCCCTACGAGACCAGCAGCCCCAAGGAGCTGG ACGCCTCCTACGTGGATCCTCTGGGGCCTCAGGCGGAGAGACCGAAAACCGGAGCCAAGAAGCGCGTCGAGGACGACGACTTCGCCGACGAGGAGCTGGGAGACGACCTGCTGCCGGAGTAG
- the LOC115403354 gene encoding interleukin-17D-like gives MPHQITLLLLLLLHVALMLHSLPAEAVRVRKKVPRTRSCLDLPEEILEQMFGRLSVGVMSAFHHALQLEPRDKLNLTCPTAARDAADGKARLPVNLLSISPWAYRISYDPARYPRYIPEAYCLCQGCLAGPHGEDRRRLRSTPVFAPSVVLRRTGSCAGGRHSYAEVYVSIPVGCTCVPRLEKDPDGRAANQSLDRAPPKAGRLLSGGKKV, from the exons ATGCCACATCAgatcaccctcctcctcctgctgctgctgcacgtggCTCTGATGCTGCACAGCCTGCCGGCAGAAGCGGTGCGCGTCCGCAAGAAGGTCCCCAGGACCCGGTCCTGCCTGGACCTGCCGGAGGAGATCCTGGAGCAGATGTTCGGGCGCCTCTCGGTGGGCGTGATGAGCGCCTTTCACCACGCGCTGCAGCTGGAGCCGCGGGACAAACTCAACCTGACCTGCCCGACGGCGGCACGAGACGCGGCCGACGGCAAGGCCCGCCTGCCCGTCAACCTGCTCAGCATCTCCCCTTGGGCCTACAG GATCTCCTACGACCCGGCCCGGTACCCCCGCTACATCCCGGAGGCCTACTGCCTGTGCCAGGGCTGCCTGGCCGGGCCGCACGGCGAGGACCGCCGGCGGCTCCGCAGCACGCCGGTCTTCGCTCCCTCCGTCGTCCTGAGGAGGACCGGCTCCTGCGCCGGGGGCCGACACTCCTACGCCGAGGTCTACGTCTCCATCCCGGTGGGGTGCACCTGCGTGCCGCGGCTGGAGAAGGACCCGGACGGCCGGGCCGCCAACCAGAGCCTGGACCGGGCGCCGCCCAAGGCCGGGAGGCTTCTGTCCGGGGGGAAGAAAGTATGA
- the LOC115403234 gene encoding EEF1A lysine methyltransferase 1-like, which produces MSDSDDDGVPTLSAHTLAALQEFYSETRTGLDRSVQPSDQFAVGAVEEDWRMSQFWYSDETAARLAEEVVREAGEGGRIACVSAPSVYQKLKQGVVGGSDRVSAVVLEYDRRFAAYGEDFVYYDYNQPLSLPAVVAPRSFDVVLADPPYLSEECLSKVAETIKYLSKGKVLLCTGAIMEKLAGELLGVTMCSFLPKHNRNLSNEFRCFVNYPSRLS; this is translated from the exons ATGAGCGACAGTGACGATGACGGCGTTCCCACCCTGTCTGCTCACACTCTGGCCGCCCTGCAGGAGTTTTACAGCGAGACCAGGACCGGTCTGGACCGCAGCGTCCAACCGTCAGACCAGTTCGCGGTgggagcggtggaggaggactgg AGGATGAGCCAGTTCTGGTACAGCGACGAGACGGCGGCCCGGTTGGCCGAGGAGGTCGTCCgagaggctggagagggagGCAG GATCGCGTGTGTGAGCGCGCCCAGCGTGTACcagaagctgaagcagggagTCGTCGGCGGCTCGGACCGAGTGTCGGCCGTGGTGCTGGAGTACGACCGCCGCTTCGCCGCCTACGGCGAGGACTTCGTGTACTACGACTACAACCAGCCGCTGTCCCTCCCGGCCGTCGTGGCGCCGCGGAGCTTCGACGTGGTTCTGGCCGATCCGCCTTACCTGTCCGAGGAGTGTCTGAGCAAAGTGGCTGAAACCATCAAGTACCTGAGCAAAGGCAAGGTGCTGCTGTGCACAG GAGCCATCATGGAGAAGCTGGCCGGAGAGCTCCTGGGTGTGACGATGTGCAGCTTTCTgcccaaacacaacagaaacctGTCCAATGAGTTCCGCTGCTTCGTCAACTACCCGTCCCGCCTGTCCTGA